From a region of the Polynucleobacter corsicus genome:
- a CDS encoding pseudouridine synthase → MTSHNENDSSPIKPTSDNSTSSEFAPNHSEGAKGEGREGGQRRPRRQGAGAGKPFNKKRPFNKDRPRREGDGANPPAAKLAPNAAESEALFASVVSGEFDAALDAPEVVEVKNPDGVNENEISHQTGAERRAQRVRHDEDADTPSDDEMSSLQFANIDDLPLSLRDEVWSDLDGLDDEADDEDTVKLHKVLADVGMGSRRDMEDLIIQGRVSVNGLPAHIGQRIGPTDQVRINGKPVHRKIQTKPPRVIMYHKPSGEIVSQSDPEGRPTVFDRLPKPRQGRWIAVGRLDFNTEGLLLFTTSGELANRLMHPRYGVEREYAVRILGDLSQENTAQLKSGITLDDGQAKFLRLSMGGGEGANRWYHVALTEGRNREVRRMFEAVGHVVSRLIRTRYGIFLLPPRLRRGKWEEIEAGGIYNLMKFAGLKMPQPQDKGRGPASGSHGRDRNPASSGDFQPDPMQTSVSYWGSRDALTQASGHGALTHQGRGGKPGGGGSSEGRGPFRGRTQGGRPGAGGQGGQGAGQGAQGQNRNKAKKVHHGQSAFVTASPQSPGNGPKRGAPKGRKPFNKGPRKPRNPSESF, encoded by the coding sequence ATGACAAGTCATAACGAAAACGATTCATCTCCGATTAAACCTACATCGGATAACTCAACTAGCTCTGAGTTTGCACCCAATCATTCAGAGGGAGCAAAAGGCGAAGGGCGCGAAGGCGGTCAACGTCGTCCACGCCGTCAGGGTGCAGGCGCAGGCAAGCCATTTAATAAGAAACGTCCATTTAACAAGGATAGGCCTCGTCGCGAGGGCGATGGTGCTAACCCACCAGCTGCCAAGCTGGCACCGAATGCAGCAGAGAGTGAAGCCTTATTCGCTTCAGTGGTCTCTGGAGAATTTGATGCTGCATTAGATGCGCCTGAAGTAGTTGAGGTTAAGAATCCAGATGGTGTGAATGAGAATGAGATTTCTCATCAAACTGGTGCAGAGCGTCGCGCACAACGTGTGCGTCATGACGAAGATGCTGATACACCTAGCGATGATGAGATGAGTAGTTTGCAATTTGCCAACATCGATGATTTGCCGCTCAGCTTGCGTGATGAAGTTTGGTCAGACTTAGATGGTTTGGATGACGAAGCTGACGACGAAGATACTGTCAAGTTGCACAAGGTATTGGCTGATGTCGGTATGGGCTCACGTCGGGATATGGAGGACTTGATTATTCAAGGGCGCGTATCCGTGAATGGATTGCCAGCCCATATCGGTCAGCGCATTGGGCCAACCGATCAAGTACGTATCAATGGTAAGCCGGTGCATCGCAAGATTCAGACTAAGCCACCACGCGTGATCATGTATCACAAGCCTTCCGGCGAAATCGTGAGTCAGTCCGATCCAGAGGGTCGTCCAACGGTATTTGATCGTTTGCCAAAGCCACGTCAAGGACGTTGGATTGCAGTAGGGCGTCTGGACTTTAATACTGAAGGCCTGTTGCTATTTACGACTTCAGGCGAGCTGGCTAATCGTTTAATGCATCCCCGTTACGGTGTTGAGCGCGAATACGCTGTCCGTATCTTGGGCGATCTGAGCCAAGAAAACACGGCTCAATTAAAGAGCGGCATTACTTTAGATGACGGCCAAGCTAAATTCTTACGTCTTTCTATGGGGGGCGGGGAAGGTGCAAACCGTTGGTATCACGTTGCTTTGACGGAAGGTCGTAACCGTGAGGTGCGCCGCATGTTTGAAGCAGTCGGGCATGTCGTCTCTCGTTTGATTCGTACGCGTTACGGCATTTTCTTGTTGCCTCCACGTTTGAGACGGGGCAAGTGGGAAGAGATTGAGGCCGGCGGTATTTATAACTTAATGAAGTTTGCTGGCTTAAAAATGCCCCAACCCCAAGATAAGGGTCGTGGCCCAGCTTCTGGGTCTCATGGACGAGACCGCAATCCTGCTTCCAGCGGGGACTTTCAGCCAGATCCAATGCAAACCTCGGTTTCTTATTGGGGTTCACGGGATGCTTTAACCCAGGCTAGTGGTCATGGCGCTCTTACTCACCAAGGTCGGGGTGGTAAACCCGGCGGTGGTGGTTCGAGCGAGGGGCGCGGTCCTTTCCGCGGTCGTACCCAGGGTGGGCGTCCAGGCGCAGGTGGTCAGGGCGGTCAAGGTGCTGGCCAGGGAGCTCAAGGCCAGAACCGCAATAAAGCCAAGAAAGTTCATCACGGACAATCTGCTTTTGTAACAGCAAGCCCCCAAAGCCCAGGTAATGGCCCTAAACGGGGAGCTCCAAAAGGGCGCAAACCCTTCAATAAAGGCCCTAGAAAACCGCGAAATCCAAGCGAAAGCTTCTGA
- the rimP gene encoding ribosome maturation factor RimP — MRDQRIISAEVENLGYTLVDIEREAGGLLRVTIENPDYERLINVQDCEKVSHQLSYTLPVENIPFERLEISSPGLDRPVKSAADYERFSGMEVDLKLRVAAGDRKKFRGVLQGLLSGELDSPDAKFGLLFEGADGAESQLEFSLAEVDKTRLVPVIDFKGRKS; from the coding sequence GTGAGAGATCAGCGGATTATTTCTGCAGAAGTAGAAAACCTAGGGTACACGCTAGTCGATATCGAGCGTGAAGCCGGAGGTTTGCTGCGCGTCACGATTGAAAACCCGGATTACGAGCGCTTGATTAATGTCCAGGATTGCGAAAAGGTAAGTCATCAGCTGAGCTATACCCTGCCAGTAGAAAACATTCCTTTTGAGCGTCTTGAGATTTCTTCTCCTGGTCTAGATCGCCCTGTGAAGTCAGCGGCTGATTACGAGCGCTTCTCCGGAATGGAAGTGGATTTGAAATTGCGAGTTGCCGCTGGCGATCGCAAGAAGTTTCGTGGTGTGTTGCAAGGTTTGCTGAGTGGTGAGTTGGATTCACCTGATGCGAAATTTGGTTTGTTGTTCGAAGGCGCTGATGGCGCTGAGTCTCAATTGGAGTTTTCTTTAGCCGAGGTCGATAAGACTCGGTTGGTCCCTGTTATTGATTTCAAAGGAAGAAAGTCATGA
- the nusA gene encoding transcription termination factor NusA: MSREVLMLADALAREKNVDQAIVFEALEMALASATKKRYPTEDVDIRVSIDRESGEYETFRRWLVVPDEAGLQEPDKEILHFEALEQFPDMEVGEHIEEQIESLAFGRIGAQAAKQVILQRIRDAEREQILNDYLERGEKVMTGTVKRADKNGLIIESGRVEALLRRDQMIPKENLRSGDRVRAYILKVDREARGPQIELSRTCPDFLIKLFENEVPEMEQGLLEIKGAARDPGIRAKIAVITYDKRIDPIGTCVGVRGTRVTAVRNEVAGEAVDIVLWSEDPAQFVIGALAPAQVSSIVVDEERHAMDVVVDEENLAIAIGRSGQNVRLASELTGWQINIMTPEESAEKTEKEAASVRQLFMDKLDVDQEVADILIEEGFNTLEEVAYVPLSEMLEIDSFDEDTVNELRTRARDSLLTMELAKEERVGEVSQDLRSLEGMTTELVAKLADNQVHTRDDLAELAVDELVEATQIDEETAKTLIMKAREHWFTS, encoded by the coding sequence ATGAGCCGAGAAGTTCTCATGTTGGCAGACGCCTTAGCGCGTGAAAAGAACGTAGATCAAGCGATTGTGTTTGAGGCGCTAGAAATGGCGTTGGCATCAGCTACTAAGAAACGTTATCCGACAGAAGATGTAGATATTCGTGTATCGATTGATCGCGAGTCTGGTGAATACGAAACCTTTCGTCGTTGGTTGGTTGTTCCTGATGAAGCTGGTCTCCAAGAGCCAGATAAAGAAATTCTGCATTTCGAAGCGCTTGAGCAATTTCCGGACATGGAAGTTGGCGAGCACATCGAAGAGCAAATTGAATCCTTGGCCTTTGGCCGTATCGGCGCACAAGCAGCCAAGCAGGTGATCTTGCAACGCATTCGTGATGCTGAGCGCGAGCAAATCCTGAACGACTACCTTGAGCGTGGCGAAAAAGTCATGACCGGTACCGTGAAGCGTGCTGACAAGAATGGTTTGATTATTGAGTCTGGTCGCGTTGAAGCCTTGCTGCGTCGCGATCAAATGATTCCTAAAGAGAACTTGCGTTCTGGTGACCGTGTGCGTGCTTACATCCTTAAAGTGGATCGTGAAGCCCGTGGCCCACAGATTGAGCTCTCACGTACTTGCCCAGATTTCTTGATCAAGCTGTTTGAGAATGAAGTTCCAGAGATGGAGCAAGGCTTGTTGGAAATTAAGGGCGCAGCCCGCGATCCTGGTATCCGCGCAAAAATTGCTGTGATTACTTATGACAAGCGCATCGACCCAATCGGTACATGCGTTGGCGTTCGTGGCACACGCGTTACTGCGGTACGTAACGAAGTGGCTGGCGAGGCAGTGGATATTGTGTTGTGGTCTGAAGATCCAGCACAGTTTGTGATTGGTGCCTTGGCTCCAGCGCAAGTATCTTCTATCGTGGTTGATGAAGAGCGTCACGCCATGGATGTGGTGGTTGATGAAGAGAACTTGGCAATTGCGATTGGTCGTAGCGGACAGAACGTTCGCTTGGCTAGCGAATTGACTGGTTGGCAGATCAACATCATGACTCCAGAAGAGTCTGCTGAGAAAACTGAAAAAGAAGCTGCTTCTGTACGTCAATTATTCATGGATAAATTGGACGTTGACCAAGAAGTGGCTGACATTTTGATTGAAGAAGGTTTCAACACATTGGAAGAAGTTGCTTATGTACCTCTTTCTGAAATGTTAGAAATCGATTCTTTTGACGAAGACACCGTAAACGAGTTGCGTACTCGTGCACGTGACTCTCTCTTGACTATGGAATTGGCCAAAGAAGAGCGTGTTGGCGAAGTCTCACAAGATTTACGTTCCCTTGAGGGAATGACGACTGAATTGGTTGCAAAGCTTGCTGACAATCAAGTTCATACCCGTGACGACTTAGCTGAACTGGCTGTTGATGAGCTAGTTGAGGCGACACAAATTGACGAAGAAACCGCGAAAACGCTCATCATGAAAGCGCGCGAACATTGGTTTACTTCATGA
- the infB gene encoding translation initiation factor IF-2, which translates to MATTVKVLAKELKRTAPDLLEQLKAAGIEKGSEDDSITEKDKTVLLEHLQKEHGSADTGSRKKITLIKRENSEIRQADSAGRTRTVQVEVRKKRVLVKAGDKAPEETPAPAAKEVAPAESAKPILSAEELEKRAAEVTRQAELLARQEAEMKAAEEARQKEADAAAAASAVEPVIEKSAKSDGDTAVAKAAEKKAQADKAAKDIADANKAQLADITKRRAAAEAEALAIRDMMSAPARVLKAPSEIAAEEAKKGTLHKPAKVEGADDKKKAAAKVGGKTIKSAETSSTWQEEGAKKPGGLKTRGDSSGGVGGWRSGGGRRKQRQIAEANTDTNFQVPTEAIVRDVNVPETITVAELAHAMAVKSAEVIKLLMGMGQMVTINQILDQDTAMIIVEEMGHTAHAAKLEDPDLDLGIAGHDAELLPRPPVVTVMGHVDHGKTSLLDKIRAAKVATGEAGGITQHIGAYHVETPRGMITFLDTPGHEAFTAMRARGAKATDIVILVVAADDGVMPQTREAIHHAQAAGVPIVVAINKTDKPEANLERVKTELVAEQVVPEEYGGDVPFIGVSAKTGDGIDALLENVLLQAEILELKAAKEAPAQGLVIEARLDKGRGPVATVLVQSGTLKRGDMLLAGSTYGRVRAMLDENGKPCNEAGPSIPVEIQGLSEVPAAGESVQVVPDERKAREIALFRQGKFRDVKLAKQQAFKLETMMENMEEGAIEAKLLPLIIKADVQGSQEALSQSLQKLSTAEVKVQIVHAAVGGITETDVNLAVASKAVIIGFNSRADGAARKLAENNGVDIRYHNIIYDAVDEVKAALSGMLTPDKKEEITGMVEIRQVFLVSKVGAIAGCLVLDGVVKRNSSVRLLRENVVIWSGELDSLKRFKDDAKEVRAGVECGLSLKGYNDIKEGDQLEVFEVTEVARTL; encoded by the coding sequence ATGGCAACAACAGTAAAAGTACTCGCTAAAGAATTAAAACGTACCGCGCCAGACCTCCTGGAGCAATTGAAGGCGGCCGGTATTGAAAAAGGTTCTGAGGACGACAGCATTACCGAAAAGGATAAGACTGTCCTGCTTGAGCATTTGCAAAAAGAGCATGGCAGTGCAGATACAGGTAGTCGTAAAAAGATTACTTTAATCAAGCGCGAAAACTCGGAGATTCGTCAGGCAGACTCTGCTGGGCGTACTCGCACCGTTCAAGTTGAGGTTCGTAAAAAGCGCGTGCTAGTTAAAGCGGGGGATAAAGCTCCTGAAGAGACTCCAGCTCCAGCGGCTAAGGAAGTTGCTCCTGCAGAATCTGCTAAGCCAATCCTTTCTGCCGAAGAGTTAGAAAAACGTGCGGCTGAAGTTACTCGTCAAGCGGAATTATTGGCTCGTCAAGAAGCTGAAATGAAAGCGGCTGAAGAGGCTCGTCAAAAAGAGGCTGATGCAGCAGCGGCTGCAAGTGCAGTTGAGCCAGTAATTGAGAAATCTGCTAAATCAGATGGCGATACTGCAGTAGCAAAAGCTGCAGAAAAGAAAGCGCAAGCTGACAAGGCTGCTAAAGATATTGCTGATGCCAATAAGGCGCAGTTAGCGGATATTACAAAACGTCGTGCTGCTGCTGAAGCTGAAGCCTTAGCGATTCGCGACATGATGAGCGCACCTGCACGTGTTCTCAAAGCACCAAGTGAAATTGCTGCTGAAGAAGCTAAAAAAGGCACTTTGCATAAACCTGCCAAGGTTGAAGGTGCTGATGATAAGAAAAAAGCAGCTGCTAAAGTTGGTGGTAAAACTATTAAGTCCGCAGAGACTTCATCCACTTGGCAAGAAGAAGGTGCCAAGAAACCGGGTGGTCTCAAGACTCGTGGTGATAGCTCTGGTGGTGTAGGTGGTTGGCGTTCAGGTGGCGGCAGAAGAAAGCAACGTCAAATTGCTGAAGCCAATACCGATACCAATTTCCAGGTACCTACCGAAGCGATTGTGCGTGATGTCAATGTTCCCGAAACCATTACCGTTGCTGAGTTAGCTCACGCCATGGCCGTGAAGAGTGCAGAAGTAATTAAGCTCTTGATGGGTATGGGTCAGATGGTCACGATCAACCAGATCTTGGATCAAGATACGGCCATGATCATCGTCGAGGAAATGGGACACACTGCTCATGCTGCCAAGTTAGAGGATCCTGATTTAGATTTGGGTATTGCTGGTCACGATGCGGAATTATTACCGCGTCCACCAGTAGTCACGGTAATGGGTCACGTTGACCACGGTAAAACATCTTTGCTCGATAAGATTCGTGCGGCTAAGGTTGCTACCGGCGAAGCGGGTGGTATTACTCAGCACATTGGCGCCTATCACGTTGAAACTCCACGTGGCATGATTACCTTCCTTGATACCCCGGGTCACGAAGCCTTTACGGCCATGCGTGCTCGCGGTGCTAAGGCAACGGATATCGTGATCTTGGTAGTTGCTGCGGATGATGGTGTGATGCCACAAACCAGAGAGGCGATTCACCATGCTCAAGCAGCGGGTGTTCCAATCGTTGTGGCAATCAATAAGACTGATAAACCTGAAGCCAATTTAGAGCGTGTCAAAACTGAATTGGTTGCTGAGCAAGTAGTTCCTGAAGAATACGGTGGCGATGTGCCATTTATTGGCGTTTCTGCCAAGACTGGTGACGGCATCGATGCATTGCTTGAGAACGTACTCTTGCAGGCAGAGATTTTGGAACTCAAAGCAGCTAAAGAGGCTCCAGCTCAAGGCCTAGTGATTGAGGCACGCTTGGATAAAGGGCGTGGCCCAGTTGCTACTGTTCTTGTTCAATCTGGAACACTGAAGCGTGGCGATATGTTGCTAGCCGGTTCAACTTACGGTCGTGTTCGTGCGATGTTGGATGAGAACGGTAAGCCATGTAATGAGGCTGGCCCATCTATCCCTGTAGAGATTCAAGGTTTATCTGAAGTACCTGCAGCTGGTGAATCAGTGCAAGTGGTTCCTGACGAGCGTAAAGCACGTGAGATCGCACTCTTCCGTCAAGGCAAGTTCCGTGATGTGAAGTTGGCTAAACAACAAGCATTCAAACTCGAAACCATGATGGAAAACATGGAAGAGGGTGCGATCGAAGCGAAGTTATTGCCACTGATCATTAAGGCGGACGTACAAGGCTCTCAAGAGGCATTGTCACAGTCATTGCAAAAGCTCTCTACTGCAGAGGTGAAGGTTCAAATTGTTCACGCAGCAGTGGGTGGCATTACTGAGACTGACGTGAACTTAGCAGTTGCTTCTAAGGCGGTCATTATTGGCTTTAACTCTCGTGCGGATGGTGCAGCGCGTAAGTTGGCTGAGAATAATGGTGTGGATATTCGTTATCACAACATTATTTATGACGCGGTTGATGAAGTGAAAGCAGCCTTGAGTGGCATGTTGACACCAGATAAGAAAGAAGAAATCACCGGTATGGTGGAGATTCGCCAAGTCTTCTTGGTATCTAAAGTTGGCGCAATTGCAGGTTGCTTGGTGTTAGATGGTGTTGTCAAGCGTAACTCTAGCGTTCGTCTCTTGCGTGAAAACGTCGTGATCTGGAGTGGCGAGTTGGATTCTCTCAAGCGCTTTAAAGATGATGCAAAAGAAGTTCGTGCTGGTGTTGAGTGTGGCTTGTCATTAAAAGGCTACAACGACATCAAAGAGGGCGATCAACTGGAAGTATTCGAAGTGACTGAAGTTGCTAGAACACTCTAA
- the rbfA gene encoding 30S ribosome-binding factor RbfA: MHKTSPHRNQRLADQIQRDLAELIPRELRSPSLGLITLQSIELTPDLAHAKVFFTVLGAEPEVALKALQDKAGYLHSLLFKRLHIHTVPTLHFHYDSSVEHGIEMSRLIDQAVDSDRKDENA; this comes from the coding sequence ATGCATAAAACTAGCCCTCATCGTAACCAGCGTCTCGCGGATCAAATTCAGCGAGACCTGGCCGAGCTGATTCCTCGTGAATTGCGTAGCCCGAGCCTAGGTTTGATTACTTTACAAAGCATTGAACTTACGCCAGATTTAGCGCACGCAAAAGTCTTCTTTACTGTTTTAGGCGCTGAGCCTGAAGTAGCATTGAAGGCGCTCCAGGATAAAGCGGGTTACTTGCACTCTTTATTGTTTAAGCGTTTGCATATTCATACCGTGCCAACCCTGCATTTTCATTACGACAGTTCTGTTGAGCATGGCATCGAGATGTCTCGCTTAATTGATCAAGCGGTCGATAGTGATCGCAAAGACGAGAACGCGTAA
- the truB gene encoding tRNA pseudouridine(55) synthase TruB: MSVRIDGVVLLDKPAGMSSQGAVTAVKRAFNAEKAGHTGTLDPMATGLLPICLGEATKYSQDLLEADKTYIAQVKFGQRTDTGDAEGLVIEELPLPVFADEIALKLALESLLPAFTGPISQVPPMYSALKRDGKPLYEYARAGVELERAPRNITIHAIRWTNINWPEATLEVSCSKGTYIRVIAEDIGKALGCGAHLVGLRRTEVGHLNLEQSFTIESIQKGLQDSSSYILPVDALLQTLPHLTVDEQQAKRLEMGQRVPLNLPSIEALVRIYRATAAPHNFIGTGDWRSGVLHPKRLISSAH; this comes from the coding sequence ATGTCTGTACGTATCGACGGCGTTGTCTTGCTTGATAAACCTGCTGGCATGAGCTCGCAAGGTGCGGTCACGGCCGTGAAGCGTGCGTTCAATGCAGAAAAAGCTGGGCACACAGGTACTTTGGATCCAATGGCTACAGGCTTGCTACCCATTTGTTTGGGTGAAGCAACTAAGTACTCTCAGGATTTATTGGAAGCTGATAAGACTTACATCGCTCAGGTGAAATTTGGTCAGCGTACCGATACTGGCGATGCTGAAGGCTTGGTGATTGAAGAGTTACCGCTACCAGTGTTCGCTGATGAAATTGCCTTGAAGTTAGCGCTAGAGTCATTGCTACCAGCGTTTACCGGCCCCATCAGTCAGGTTCCACCAATGTATTCTGCGCTCAAGCGCGATGGTAAACCTTTATATGAATATGCTCGTGCTGGTGTTGAGTTGGAGCGTGCACCACGAAATATTACGATTCATGCCATCCGTTGGACTAATATCAATTGGCCTGAAGCTACTTTAGAAGTGAGCTGTAGCAAAGGTACTTACATTCGCGTCATAGCAGAAGATATTGGCAAGGCATTAGGCTGTGGTGCACATTTGGTTGGCTTACGCCGTACTGAAGTTGGGCACCTGAATTTAGAGCAGTCTTTCACGATTGAATCTATTCAGAAAGGCTTGCAAGATAGCTCTAGTTACATCTTACCAGTCGACGCACTCTTACAAACTCTGCCACATCTCACTGTAGATGAGCAGCAAGCAAAACGTTTAGAGATGGGCCAACGAGTTCCACTCAATTTACCCTCGATAGAAGCGCTAGTGCGTATCTATCGCGCAACTGCTGCTCCACACAATTTTATTGGTACTGGAGATTGGCGCTCTGGGGTATTGCATCCCAAGCGCTTGATTTCTTCAGCCCATTAA
- the typA gene encoding translational GTPase TypA, whose product MTKRALRNIAIIAHVDHGKTTLVDQLLRQSGTFRSNEKMTERVMDSNDLEKERGITILSKNCAVEYDGTHINIVDTPGHADFGGEVERVLSMVDGVLLLVDAVEGPMPQTRFVTKKALALGLKPIVVINKVDRPGARCDYVINATFELFDKLGASEEQLDFPIIYASGLNGYAGTTEDVREGDMRPLFDAVLKYVPVRDDDPDGPLQFQISSIDYNSYVGKIGVGRISRGRVKSGMEVVCMNGPDGVPFKGRINQVLKFKGLEREIVDEAFAGDIALINGIEELAIGTTVCAVDKPDPLPMLKIDEPTLTMNFMVNTSPLAGREGKFVTSRQIRERLDRELKANMALRVKETDDDTVFEVSGRGELHLTILVETMRREGYEMAVSRPRVVFHEENGVKMEPYENLTVDVEDATQGSVMEDLGKRKGELQDMVSDGKGRTRLEYRIPARGLIGFQGDFMTMTRGNGLMSHTFDSYAPAKDGILGERHNGVLISQDDGEAVAYAIWKLQDRGRMFVKHGDPVYEGMVIGIHSRDNDLVVNPIKGKQLTNVRSSGTDEAVRLVTPIDLTLEYAVEFISDDELVEVTPKSVRIRKRYLKEHDRKKASRE is encoded by the coding sequence ATGACTAAACGCGCACTCCGTAATATCGCCATCATCGCCCACGTTGACCACGGTAAAACTACTTTGGTTGACCAACTCTTGCGCCAATCTGGCACATTCCGCTCAAATGAAAAAATGACCGAACGCGTCATGGACTCAAATGACTTGGAAAAAGAGCGTGGCATTACTATTTTGTCCAAGAACTGTGCGGTGGAATACGACGGCACACACATCAACATTGTTGACACACCAGGACACGCCGACTTCGGTGGTGAAGTAGAGCGTGTGCTCTCCATGGTTGACGGTGTTTTGCTTTTGGTTGACGCGGTTGAAGGCCCAATGCCACAAACTCGCTTTGTAACCAAGAAAGCTTTAGCTCTTGGTTTGAAGCCGATTGTGGTGATTAACAAGGTTGATCGTCCTGGCGCACGTTGTGACTATGTAATTAACGCTACTTTTGAATTGTTTGACAAACTAGGTGCCTCGGAAGAGCAGTTAGATTTCCCAATCATCTATGCATCAGGCTTGAATGGCTATGCAGGAACTACAGAAGATGTCCGTGAAGGTGATATGCGTCCATTGTTTGACGCTGTTCTGAAATACGTCCCTGTGCGTGATGATGATCCAGATGGTCCTTTGCAATTCCAGATTTCTTCAATCGACTACAACAGCTATGTCGGCAAGATTGGTGTTGGCCGTATTAGCCGTGGACGTGTGAAGTCAGGCATGGAAGTAGTCTGCATGAATGGTCCTGATGGCGTGCCATTTAAAGGCCGTATCAACCAAGTATTGAAATTTAAAGGTTTAGAGCGTGAAATCGTTGACGAGGCATTTGCCGGAGATATTGCTCTAATCAACGGTATTGAAGAGTTAGCGATTGGTACAACGGTTTGTGCAGTTGATAAACCAGATCCATTGCCAATGCTCAAGATTGATGAGCCTACTTTAACCATGAACTTCATGGTGAACACTAGCCCATTGGCTGGTCGTGAAGGTAAGTTTGTGACTAGCCGCCAGATCCGTGAGCGTCTTGATCGTGAGCTCAAAGCCAATATGGCTTTGCGCGTAAAAGAAACTGATGATGACACCGTATTTGAAGTTTCAGGTCGTGGCGAATTGCACCTCACCATCTTGGTAGAGACTATGCGTCGTGAAGGCTATGAGATGGCGGTTTCCCGTCCTCGCGTTGTCTTCCACGAAGAGAATGGCGTCAAGATGGAGCCGTACGAGAACTTAACAGTGGACGTAGAAGATGCTACTCAAGGTTCCGTAATGGAAGACTTGGGTAAGCGTAAGGGTGAGTTGCAAGATATGGTGAGTGACGGAAAAGGTCGTACCCGTCTTGAGTACCGTATTCCTGCGCGTGGCCTGATTGGCTTCCAAGGCGATTTCATGACCATGACTCGCGGTAACGGTTTGATGAGTCATACATTTGATTCTTATGCTCCGGCTAAAGATGGCATCTTGGGCGAGCGTCATAACGGTGTATTGATTAGTCAAGATGATGGCGAAGCAGTTGCCTATGCAATTTGGAAGCTACAAGATCGCGGTCGTATGTTTGTAAAACACGGCGATCCTGTTTATGAAGGTATGGTGATTGGTATTCATAGTCGCGATAACGACTTAGTTGTGAATCCGATCAAAGGTAAACAATTAACTAACGTACGTTCTTCAGGTACTGATGAGGCGGTTCGTTTGGTGACGCCAATCGATTTGACTTTGGAATATGCTGTTGAATTCATTAGCGATGATGAGTTGGTTGAAGTAACCCCTAAAAGCGTACGAATTCGTAAGCGTTATTTGAAAGAGCATGACCGTAAGAAGGCATCCCGCGAGTAA